The following are from one region of the Paenibacillus sabinae T27 genome:
- a CDS encoding DUF6530 family protein codes for MKIPTTLKHKPVIVSENYENVDGRYANQSDAKGLSLGLAQWNDRGKVDISAKVWRYTGEKWSRQSEELPLHRVLDLAILVTRSMVHFREAYQYPELYDPENPVIDRVGLQGDAMTVSVCTDNDRIHEDIKLFSQALSDDGELIGERLKTLSVILKEMGY; via the coding sequence ATGAAAATTCCAACAACGCTCAAGCATAAACCGGTTATCGTATCCGAGAATTATGAAAACGTCGATGGCAGATATGCGAATCAATCGGACGCCAAGGGGCTTTCGTTAGGCTTGGCCCAATGGAACGACCGCGGAAAAGTCGATATTTCGGCCAAAGTATGGCGGTACACAGGCGAGAAGTGGTCCAGACAATCGGAGGAGCTGCCGCTGCATCGTGTGCTTGATCTGGCCATTCTGGTCACGCGCAGCATGGTTCATTTCCGGGAGGCCTACCAGTATCCGGAGCTGTACGATCCCGAGAATCCGGTTATTGACCGGGTGGGATTACAGGGAGATGCGATGACCGTCTCCGTATGCACGGACAACGACAGAATCCATGAAGATATCAAGCTGTTCAGCCAGGCGCTCAGCGATGACGGGGAACTGATTGGGGAACGTCTGAAGACGCTGTCGGTAATTTTGAAGGAAATGGGTTATTAA
- a CDS encoding IS3 family transposase gives MLGNLDTGGKEERYVLVEKASAQGRITELCQLFGVSRSGYYAYLKRKQTDRDADAKKLISRAYWRYEGKYGYRQLQLMIWQDEGIWMNHKKILRLMQQLGLQAKIRRKRRLNVTYPTGERVAENLLKRNFTAEKPNQKWVTDVTQYRVGDRWLYLSAVKDLFNNEIVAYQLGERNDNELVLQTFTKAFAKQKDVTGLVVHSDQGFQYTSHAYHDMLPQVGAQISMSRRGNCLDNASMESFFSHLKTEGLYPYDIRNLAEAQSRIEKYIRFYNRKRPQRKLNKLTPVEYRRQFAA, from the coding sequence GTGCTTGGAAATCTGGATACAGGAGGTAAGGAAGAAAGGTATGTCCTTGTAGAGAAGGCGTCTGCCCAAGGTCGGATCACAGAATTGTGCCAGTTATTCGGCGTTTCCAGAAGCGGTTATTACGCATACCTGAAGCGAAAACAGACCGATCGGGATGCAGATGCCAAGAAACTCATCAGTAGAGCTTACTGGCGCTATGAGGGGAAGTACGGTTATCGGCAGCTCCAACTTATGATATGGCAGGACGAGGGGATATGGATGAACCACAAGAAGATACTGCGTCTCATGCAACAGCTTGGCCTTCAAGCTAAGATCCGCCGAAAACGCCGCTTGAACGTGACGTACCCGACAGGTGAGCGTGTAGCTGAGAACTTGCTCAAACGAAACTTTACAGCTGAAAAACCAAACCAGAAATGGGTCACCGATGTCACCCAATACCGTGTCGGGGATCGCTGGCTGTATCTTTCAGCGGTGAAAGACTTATTTAACAACGAGATAGTGGCCTACCAGCTAGGTGAACGCAACGACAATGAGCTGGTTCTACAGACGTTCACCAAAGCTTTTGCCAAGCAAAAAGACGTGACCGGATTGGTCGTTCACAGCGACCAGGGATTCCAGTACACGTCTCATGCTTACCACGACATGCTGCCACAGGTTGGCGCCCAAATCAGCATGTCTCGCCGGGGCAATTGCCTAGACAACGCCTCCATGGAGAGCTTCTTCTCGCATCTCAAAACGGAAGGACTCTATCCCTATGATATCCGAAATCTGGCAGAGGCACAAAGCCGAATTGAGAAATACATACGATTTTATAACCGAAAACGGCCGCAACGTAAATTAAATAAACTGACGCCGGTAGAGTACCGGCGCCAGTTTGCAGCCTAG
- a CDS encoding helix-turn-helix domain-containing protein → MAIKGQKFKTYSEEIKKEAVRLHVVEGWTYRKINEHLGIQDPQRMKKWMRKYREQGEFGLLDQRGRREEYINQDRYVQKLKRENEMLKKCLEIWIQEVRKKGMSL, encoded by the coding sequence ATGGCTATCAAAGGGCAAAAGTTTAAAACGTATTCCGAAGAGATCAAGAAAGAGGCCGTTCGCCTGCATGTTGTGGAAGGATGGACCTACCGAAAGATTAACGAACATTTAGGCATTCAAGACCCGCAGAGGATGAAGAAGTGGATGCGCAAATACCGGGAACAAGGCGAATTTGGACTCCTGGATCAGCGAGGCAGACGAGAGGAATACATCAATCAAGACCGGTATGTTCAAAAGCTCAAGCGGGAAAACGAAATGCTAAAAAAGTGCTTGGAAATCTGGATACAGGAGGTAAGGAAGAAAGGTATGTCCTTGTAG
- a CDS encoding GIY-YIG nuclease family protein encodes MSILRGALQAYAQSFRPMGVYQIRNVKNGKILVLGSMDLTGARNRLSFMQQSNLNSIHELQSDWKIYGGDSFVFEELDLIKPREETMNDSSELNEYQQEVDALLELWIEKLEPFGDKGYNKPKRK; translated from the coding sequence ATGTCCATTCTAAGGGGTGCACTTCAGGCGTACGCGCAGTCTTTTCGCCCGATGGGTGTTTACCAGATTCGAAATGTAAAGAACGGCAAAATATTGGTGCTCGGCAGCATGGATTTGACCGGGGCCCGCAACCGGCTAAGCTTCATGCAGCAATCGAATTTGAACTCGATCCATGAGCTGCAGTCCGATTGGAAAATCTATGGCGGCGACAGCTTCGTATTCGAGGAACTGGACCTTATCAAGCCGCGTGAAGAAACGATGAACGACAGTTCAGAACTTAACGAATACCAGCAAGAGGTCGACGCGCTGCTTGAGCTGTGGATCGAGAAGCTTGAGCCCTTCGGGGACAAGGGGTACAACAAGCCGAAGCGGAAATAA
- a CDS encoding carbonic anhydrase, with translation MRSTITYSRLLLSGLMLGSLLAGCADREQSGQSPEDRQPVQGTAAKKIHWSYEGETSPEYWGELSEDFKTCEAGKKQSPIDIEDKDVVKDANLSAVQVHYSPSEVSLVNNGHTIQVTVKGQDNNIVLEGKTYTLKQFHFHLPSEHEVGGKHSEMELHFVHQSADGEFAVLSVLINSGAENAELNKLWSQLPKEESEEATVIGGTFDLSALLPDNLHSYRYQGSLTTPPCTEGVQWIVLQEQVEWSADQIGAFRSIFPHDNRPVQPLDGRKLETEG, from the coding sequence ATGCGTTCAACCATCACGTATTCCCGGCTCTTACTCTCCGGACTAATGCTCGGCAGTCTGCTGGCAGGCTGTGCGGACCGGGAGCAATCGGGACAAAGCCCGGAAGACAGGCAGCCGGTGCAGGGGACCGCGGCCAAGAAAATTCACTGGTCCTATGAGGGAGAGACTTCTCCCGAATATTGGGGGGAGCTTAGCGAAGATTTTAAGACCTGCGAAGCCGGGAAGAAGCAGTCCCCGATCGATATTGAGGACAAAGATGTAGTGAAAGACGCAAATCTTTCAGCGGTTCAGGTCCATTATTCACCTTCGGAGGTGTCTCTGGTCAACAACGGCCACACCATTCAGGTAACCGTCAAAGGGCAGGATAACAATATCGTTCTCGAGGGTAAGACCTACACACTAAAGCAGTTTCATTTTCATTTACCAAGTGAGCACGAAGTAGGCGGCAAGCACAGCGAGATGGAGTTGCATTTTGTTCACCAGAGCGCAGACGGGGAATTTGCCGTTCTGAGCGTACTTATTAACAGCGGCGCGGAGAACGCGGAGCTGAACAAGCTGTGGTCCCAGCTCCCTAAGGAAGAAAGCGAAGAAGCAACGGTCATTGGGGGAACGTTCGATCTGAGCGCCCTGCTTCCGGACAATCTTCATTCCTACCGCTACCAAGGCTCGCTGACCACACCGCCGTGCACCGAAGGGGTACAGTGGATCGTCCTGCAGGAGCAGGTGGAATGGTCCGCAGACCAGATCGGCGCGTTCCGCAGCATTTTCCCGCATGATAACCGCCCGGTCCAGCCGCTGGACGGCCGCAAACTGGAGACGGAAGGGTAA
- a CDS encoding FprA family A-type flavoprotein, with product MYYVQEIASDIFWVGGTDKRLERFENMFPLPQGVAFNSHLILDEKTALMDTVDAAISAQFLENIEHVLNGRSLDYLVVGHMEPDHCANIEELLRRYPDLKIVGNKKTFQFLEQFYTFSKPDNYLIVKEGDELPLGRRTLRFFMAPFVHWPEVMFSYEVTEKILFSADAFGCFGSLSGNIFADQTDFEGVYLDESRRYYSNIVGKYGPQVQTVLKKLAKLEIEMIVPLHGPIWRENLPYIIDKYQHWSTYQPEKKGVVLVYASMYGNTENVMNLIAGKLAAKGVQDIRMYDVSKTHPSYIIADAWKFSHLVFGSPTYNLGLYHGMQALLHEMASLNLQNRKVALVGNYTWANAAVRDMTEIIESMKKIEFIGEPFEIQSALKAEQLPELDQLVEAIYASLNADSAELVAEGAGTSTKLI from the coding sequence ATGTATTATGTACAAGAAATCGCATCCGATATATTTTGGGTGGGCGGAACCGACAAAAGACTGGAACGCTTCGAGAATATGTTCCCGCTCCCTCAAGGGGTTGCCTTTAACTCGCATTTGATTCTAGATGAAAAAACCGCGCTCATGGATACAGTGGATGCCGCGATCAGCGCCCAGTTTCTGGAGAATATCGAGCATGTGCTGAACGGCCGTTCTCTGGACTATCTGGTTGTGGGACATATGGAGCCCGATCATTGCGCCAATATCGAAGAGCTGCTGCGCCGCTATCCCGATCTGAAGATCGTCGGCAACAAAAAGACGTTCCAGTTCCTGGAGCAGTTCTACACGTTCAGCAAGCCGGACAATTACCTTATCGTCAAAGAAGGGGACGAGCTTCCGCTCGGCAGACGCACGCTCCGTTTCTTCATGGCTCCGTTCGTCCATTGGCCGGAGGTCATGTTCTCGTACGAAGTTACGGAGAAAATTCTGTTCTCCGCCGACGCCTTTGGCTGCTTCGGGTCGCTTTCGGGGAATATTTTTGCCGATCAGACGGATTTTGAAGGGGTCTACCTCGACGAGTCCCGCCGCTACTACTCCAACATTGTCGGCAAATACGGACCGCAGGTACAGACGGTGCTGAAGAAGCTGGCCAAGCTGGAGATCGAGATGATCGTTCCGCTGCACGGCCCGATCTGGCGCGAGAATCTGCCTTATATCATTGACAAATACCAGCATTGGAGCACCTATCAGCCGGAGAAGAAGGGCGTTGTTCTCGTCTATGCGTCCATGTACGGCAATACGGAAAATGTGATGAACCTCATCGCGGGCAAGCTTGCCGCCAAGGGAGTTCAGGACATCCGCATGTATGATGTGTCCAAGACCCATCCGTCCTATATTATCGCGGATGCCTGGAAGTTCAGCCATCTCGTATTCGGTTCGCCGACCTATAACCTCGGGTTGTATCACGGCATGCAGGCCCTGCTTCATGAAATGGCGTCTTTGAACCTGCAGAACCGCAAAGTGGCTCTGGTCGGCAACTATACCTGGGCGAATGCCGCGGTCAGAGACATGACGGAAATTATCGAGAGCATGAAGAAGATCGAGTTCATTGGCGAGCCATTCGAAATCCAATCCGCGCTTAAGGCGGAGCAGCTCCCTGAACTGGACCAACTGGTCGAGGCCATCTACGCTTCCCTGAACGCCGATTCGGCGGAGCTGGTTGCTGAAGGCGCCGGAACAAGCACGAAATTAATTTAG
- the rpoN gene encoding RNA polymerase factor sigma-54 — MMIRFGLKQEQTLKLTMTPELRQAIQILQYSSADLMSYLREQANENPVIDLKEYDLSMSGASSGQERTGIDYSNSKSANSVDLLDWIAEPAETLYKHLQAQLGLVRGLTGIRRKTALYLIGNLDEKGYLETDAPEAARVLGIPAQEVLDTLALIQSFEPAGVAARSLEECLLLQLRRSGQDDPLAVAIVQRHLNELACNRLQKMSDTLGASVAVIQDTADKIRRLNPSPGAAFALNEQQYIVADLTVEQTDSGYAVRLSDIGAPQVAVNPHYRQMLRNLPQQEETRQFIHDKYTTANWLMKSLEQRRQTLTRVAEAIVDMQRDFFDEGIHGLKPLTQKEIAEKTGLHESTVSRAVSNKYMQTPRGLFELKYFFTSALASADGESASSESAKRRIKQLIDDEDKRKPLADQTIAELLAREGLEISRRTVAKYREEMRIPSSAKRKRF; from the coding sequence ATCATGATACGATTCGGATTAAAGCAAGAACAGACTTTGAAGCTGACAATGACGCCCGAGCTGAGGCAGGCCATCCAGATTCTGCAATACTCTTCGGCTGATCTGATGTCCTACTTGCGCGAACAGGCGAATGAAAATCCGGTGATCGATCTGAAGGAATACGATCTTTCCATGTCGGGTGCAAGCAGCGGACAGGAACGGACAGGGATAGATTATTCCAACTCAAAAAGCGCAAATTCCGTTGACCTTCTGGATTGGATCGCCGAACCGGCGGAAACGCTGTATAAGCATCTGCAAGCGCAACTGGGACTGGTTCGCGGCCTTACCGGCATCCGGCGGAAGACGGCACTGTATCTTATCGGCAATCTGGATGAAAAAGGGTATCTGGAAACGGACGCGCCGGAGGCCGCCCGGGTGCTGGGTATTCCCGCTCAGGAAGTTCTGGACACCCTTGCCCTGATACAAAGCTTCGAGCCGGCCGGGGTTGCCGCCCGCAGTCTGGAGGAATGCCTGCTCCTGCAGCTTCGGCGCAGCGGCCAGGATGATCCACTTGCCGTAGCCATTGTTCAGCGCCATTTAAACGAATTGGCATGCAACCGGTTGCAAAAAATGTCGGATACGCTCGGTGCCTCCGTTGCCGTGATCCAGGACACGGCCGACAAGATACGCAGGCTGAATCCGTCTCCAGGTGCGGCGTTCGCCCTTAACGAGCAGCAGTACATCGTCGCTGATTTAACAGTAGAACAAACGGACAGCGGGTACGCGGTCCGTCTGAGCGACATCGGCGCTCCGCAGGTCGCGGTCAACCCCCATTACCGGCAAATGCTGAGAAATCTCCCCCAACAGGAGGAGACCCGCCAATTTATCCATGACAAGTACACCACCGCCAATTGGCTGATGAAAAGTCTGGAGCAGCGCCGTCAGACGTTGACACGCGTCGCCGAGGCCATCGTGGACATGCAGCGCGATTTTTTTGACGAGGGCATTCACGGACTTAAACCGCTTACCCAAAAAGAAATCGCCGAAAAAACCGGCCTGCACGAATCGACGGTCAGCCGGGCGGTCAGCAATAAATACATGCAGACGCCGCGCGGTCTGTTCGAATTGAAATATTTCTTCACCTCTGCTCTCGCCTCGGCTGACGGGGAATCCGCTTCCTCGGAAAGCGCCAAAAGACGGATCAAGCAGCTGATCGATGATGAAGACAAACGCAAACCGCTGGCCGATCAGACGATTGCCGAATTACTTGCCAGAGAAGGACTGGAGATTTCCCGCCGAACCGTGGCAAAATACCGGGAAGAAATGCGAATTCCATCCTCCGCCAAACGAAAACGGTTTTGA